The Gouania willdenowi chromosome 20, fGouWil2.1, whole genome shotgun sequence genome window below encodes:
- the mc4r gene encoding melanocortin receptor 4, which produces MIKSTTHKTTQKDCRRHTRLTHKGRSEMEAAMNTTAHHGLLQDYHNQSQKSETLSSNQDLSEEEKDPSAGCYEQLLISTEVFLILGIISLLENVLVVAAIIKNKNLHSPMYFFICSLAVADMLVSASNASETIVIALINGGTLTLPVTLIKSMDNVFDSMICSSLLASICSLLAIAIDRYITIFYALRYHNIVTLRRAVLIISSIWTCCTVSGILFIIYSESTTVLICLISMFFTMLVLMASLYVHMFLLARLHMKRIAALPGNAPIQQRANMKGAITLTILLGVFVVCWAPFFLHLILMITCPRNPYCTCFMSHFNMYLILIMCNSVIDPIIYAFRSQEMRKTFKEIFCCSQALLCV; this is translated from the coding sequence atgattaaaagtactacacacaaaaccacacagaAAGACTGTAGGAGGCACACTAGATTGACACATAAAGGGAGAAGTGAAATGGAAGCAGCTATGAACACAACTGCCCACCACGGACTGCTCCAAGATTACCATAACCAGAGCCAAAAATCAGAGACTTTATCCAGCAACCAGGACCTCTCCGAGGAGGAGAAGGACCCGTCTGCGGGATGCTACGAGCAGCTTCTGATCTCAACCGAGGTCTTCCTCATCCTCGGCATCATCAGCCTGCTGGAAAACGTTTTAGTCGTCGCCGCCATTATCAAGAACAAAAACCTTCACTCACCGATGTACTTTTTTATCTGCAGCCTGGCCGTGGCTGACATGCTCGTCAGTGCCTCCAATGCTTCTGAGACTATTGTCATTGCGCTCATCAATGGAGGCACGCTGACTCTCCCCGTCACACTGATAAAAAGCATGGACAATGTGTTTGACTCTATGATCTGCAGCTCATTGTTGGCATCGATTTGCAGCTTGCTGGCGATTGCCATCGACCGTTATATAACCATATTCTATGCACTGCGCTACCACAACATCGTCACTCTGCGGCGGGCGGTGCTAATCATAAGCAGTATCTGGACCTGTTGCACCGTCTCCggcatcctcttcatcatctacTCCGAAAGCACCACTGTGCTAATCTGCCTCATCAGCATGTTCTTCACCATGCTGGTCCTCATGGCATCGCTCTACGTCCACATGTTCTTGCTAGCTCGGCTGCACATGAAACGGATCGCTGCCTTGCCAGGCAACGCACCCATTCAACAACGGGCCAACATGAAGGGCGCCATCACCCTCACCATCCTGCTCGGGGTGTTCGTGGTGTGCTGGGCGCCTTTTTTCCTCCACCTTATCCTTATGATTACCTGCCCCAGGAACCCTTACTGCACTTGTTTTATGTCGCACTTTAACATGTACCTCATCCTCATTATGTGCAACTCGGTCATCGACCCAATCATCTATGCCTTCCGGAGCCAGGAGATGAGGAAGACCTTTAAGGAGATCTTCTGCTGCTCCCAGGCGTTGTTATGTGTGTGA